The Pagrus major chromosome 10, Pma_NU_1.0 genome contains a region encoding:
- the syt4 gene encoding synaptotagmin-4, which translates to MAPIVEEGAQLVAVPVGVAVVSVFGLVFTVSAFAWICCQRKNTKSQKTPPYKFVHMLKGVDIYPESLSGKKKFAAPATTAANDSKTDVNGNCHTTSLMSPTGTGKLASSPNDGRPALHLDLEKRDLNGNFTTKPFHHHHQKVRSSPDLELPSPHAGFTQPGAMDRRDLPSPSSTLSSQAPTPAVDKPQGEEKEGGLGTLHFSLEYQPERKAFIVHIKEAHGLTPTDEQSLTSDPYIKLTLLPEKKHRVKTRVLRKTLDPAFDETFSFYGIPLARVSELALHFMVLSFDRFSRDEVIGETLVPLSGIDLSEGRILMSREIIKRNVKKSSGRGELLLSLCYQSTTNTLTVVVLKARHLPKTENNGPTDPYVKVNMYHGKKRVCKKKTHVKKCSPNPVFNELFVFDLPSDEGLRDTSVELLLMDSDTSNSRCPNTILGRLVLGTSAAGTPGEHWREICDHPRRQIAKWHGLSED; encoded by the exons ATGGCTCCGATAGTGGAGGAGGGAGCTCAGCTCG TGGCAGTGCCAGTAGGTGTTGCTGTGGTGAGTGTCTTCGGCCTAGTCTTCACTGTATCAGCCTTTGCATGGATCTGTTGCCAACGTAAAAACACCAAATCCCAGAAGACACCTCCCTACAAGTTTGTGCACATGCTCAAAGGGGTGGACATCTACCCGGAGAGCCTCAGCGGCAAGAAGAAGTTTGCTGCACCTGCCACCACGGCGGCTAACGACAGTAAAACTGACGTTAATGGAAACTGCCACACTACGTCGCTAATGAGTCCGACCGGCACCGGTAAACTGGCGTCAAGTCCAAACGATGGCAGACCAGCTCTGCATCTGGATCTGGAGAAACGGGATCTGAATGGCAACTTCACCACTAAACCATTTCATCATCACCACCAGAAGGTGCGGAGTTCCCCGGACCTGGAGCTGCCCTCTCCCCATGCAGGGTTCACCCAACCTGGGGCGATGGACCGCCGTGACCTTCCCTCACCATCCAGCACCCTCTCTAGCCAGGCGCCCACCCCAGCTGTGGACAAGCCCCAGGGCGAGGAGAAGGAGGGCGGACTTGGGACTCTTCACTTCTCCTTGGAGTACCAGCCGGAGAGGAAGGCGTTCATTGTCCACATCaag GAAGCCCATGGCCTGACTCCAACTGATGAGCAgtcactgacctctgacccttaCATCAAGCTGACCCTGCTGCCAGAGAAAAAACACCGTGTGAAGACCAGAGTCCTGAGGAAGACTCTGGACCCCGCCTTTGACGAGACCTTCAGCTTCTATGGGATCCCGCTGGCCCGAGTGTCCGAGTTGGCCCTTCACTTCATGGTGCTGAGCTTTGATAGGTTCTCCCGTGATGAAGTCATCGGCGAGACCCTTGTACCCTTGTCCGGGATCGACTTATCAGAGGGGCGTATCCTGATGAGCCGAGAGATCATCAAGAGGAATGTCAAG AAGTCCTCAGGCCGAGGCGAGCTACTGCTCTCCCTGTGTTACCAGTCCACCACCAACACTCTGACCGTGGTCGTCCTCAAAGCTCGCCACCTGCCCAAGACTGAAAACAATGGACCTACAG ATCCTTATGTCAAGGTCAACATGTACCATGGGAAGAAGCGTGTGTGTAAGAAGAAGACCCACGTGAAGAAGTGCTCCCCCAACCCGGTCTTCAATGAGCTCTTTGTCTTTGATTTGCCCTCGGACGAGGGCCTGAGAGACACCagtgtggagctgctgctgatggacTCAGACACAAGCAACTCACGCTGCCCCAACACCATCCTCGGGCGCCTGGTGCTCGGCACATCAGCGGCGGGCACCCCTGGCGAGCACTGGAGGGAGATCTGCGACCACCCACGTCGCCAGATTGCCAAGTGGCACGGCTTGTCAGAGGATTAG